One Microbacterium keratanolyticum DNA window includes the following coding sequences:
- a CDS encoding NAD-dependent epimerase/dehydratase family protein, producing MSGESVVSGGFGSESELEDALTTPSTALIEDMRKRSGDLVLLGAGGKMGPTLAVLARRALDAAGRESDRVYAVSRFGDAETKERLSKAGVIVFPFDLVANDDLSGLPDASDVVFMVGAKFGAASNASWAWEVNAALPDRIARRYRGAAIAVLSTGNVYPFVSPATGGADESVPPSPIGEYAQSCLGRERVFEFAAREWGTSVSVIRLNYAIDLRYGVLADIGQAVASGEAVSLETANVNVVWQGYANEVVLRSLVHADPEPFIVNLAGPELLSVEKVARDFGVLLEQEVVLEGTPQGSALLSDSRRCMELFGYPTVSAAQLVRWQAEWIRNGLPISAKPTKWAVRDGRF from the coding sequence ATGAGCGGCGAGTCGGTTGTGTCGGGCGGGTTTGGCTCGGAGTCGGAGCTGGAGGATGCGCTGACAACACCCAGCACCGCTCTGATCGAAGACATGCGAAAGCGGTCCGGCGATCTGGTCCTTCTCGGCGCTGGCGGGAAGATGGGGCCCACCCTGGCGGTGCTCGCCCGCAGAGCGCTCGATGCCGCGGGTCGCGAGTCTGATCGCGTGTACGCCGTGTCTCGCTTTGGTGATGCGGAGACGAAGGAGCGCCTGTCGAAAGCGGGTGTCATCGTCTTCCCGTTCGACCTCGTGGCCAACGATGACCTCTCCGGGCTGCCCGACGCGAGCGATGTCGTGTTCATGGTGGGCGCGAAGTTCGGCGCTGCTTCCAACGCATCGTGGGCGTGGGAGGTGAATGCCGCGCTGCCCGACCGGATCGCGCGTCGCTACCGGGGTGCGGCGATCGCGGTGCTCTCGACCGGCAACGTCTACCCCTTCGTCTCGCCGGCGACGGGTGGGGCGGACGAGAGCGTACCCCCCTCGCCCATCGGCGAGTACGCGCAGTCATGTCTTGGCCGGGAGCGCGTCTTCGAGTTCGCGGCGCGGGAGTGGGGCACCTCCGTCTCGGTCATCCGCCTCAACTATGCGATCGATCTCCGATACGGCGTGCTGGCTGACATCGGGCAGGCGGTTGCGAGCGGCGAGGCGGTCTCGTTGGAGACGGCGAACGTGAACGTCGTGTGGCAGGGATACGCCAACGAGGTCGTGCTGAGAAGTCTCGTCCACGCAGACCCCGAGCCTTTCATCGTGAACCTCGCCGGGCCCGAGCTGCTGAGCGTCGAGAAGGTGGCGCGAGACTTCGGTGTGCTTCTCGAGCAGGAAGTCGTTCTCGAGGGCACACCCCAGGGCAGCGCGTTGCTGAGCGACTCCCGGCGCTGCATGGAGCTGTTCGGATACCCGACCGTGTCCGCCGCCCAGCTGGTGCGGTGGCAGGCGGAGTGGATCAGGAACGGTCTCCCGATCTCTGCGAAACCGACGAAGTGGGCGGTTCGCGACGGCCGCTTCTAG
- a CDS encoding ROK family transcriptional regulator, whose translation MSGTDRLPLSARTAVHLRDSGAATVTDLARALDLSRTSVESSVTQLVAAGIVEETLTPAGPRGAGRPARTYEFRADAGLIAGLDVGTHSVRLLLADLAGVVRSRHSFPGLDTTATGAEQIDVVIGHLRQALASEGLAPGSLRAIGISLPGIVDATGRVLTSVIVPGWGSIDLPAQFHAAFGCPLAIDNGVRLAALAEHHLGAARLVDDVLYVSVGTRVSAGAILGGQARRGAHNVAGDIGRLAVRQSDPTTGEIVWRSAETGEDAARLAMSGDEDARAEIEHLVDDLGRSLALLTMAIDPAIVVIGGGMSLAREAFREPLARAVSRHTGLPFELPIVSAALGADAAAYGAVVFAFGQCADSLYGGVTLPEPRVVPLPAA comes from the coding sequence ATGTCCGGCACCGATCGCCTCCCCCTCTCTGCGCGCACAGCCGTGCACCTGCGTGACTCCGGCGCCGCGACGGTCACCGACCTCGCCCGGGCGCTCGATCTCTCTCGTACGTCGGTCGAGAGCTCGGTGACTCAGCTCGTCGCCGCCGGCATCGTCGAGGAGACCCTGACTCCGGCGGGCCCTCGGGGCGCCGGCCGCCCCGCCCGCACCTATGAGTTTCGCGCCGATGCAGGCCTGATCGCAGGGTTGGACGTCGGCACGCACAGCGTACGTCTCCTCCTGGCGGATCTCGCCGGTGTCGTGCGGTCGCGGCACTCCTTCCCGGGTCTCGACACGACCGCGACCGGGGCCGAGCAGATCGATGTCGTCATCGGGCACCTCCGTCAGGCCCTCGCGTCCGAAGGACTCGCACCGGGATCTCTGCGCGCGATCGGGATCTCCCTGCCCGGCATCGTCGATGCGACGGGCCGGGTGCTCACATCCGTGATCGTGCCCGGATGGGGGAGCATCGATCTGCCGGCGCAGTTCCACGCAGCATTCGGATGCCCGCTCGCCATCGACAACGGTGTGCGCCTCGCCGCTCTGGCGGAGCACCACCTCGGCGCTGCGCGACTCGTCGATGACGTTCTGTATGTCTCGGTCGGCACACGCGTATCCGCCGGCGCGATTCTCGGTGGTCAGGCCCGGCGCGGAGCGCACAACGTGGCAGGCGACATCGGCCGACTCGCGGTCCGGCAGAGTGATCCGACCACAGGAGAGATCGTCTGGCGCAGCGCAGAGACCGGCGAAGACGCCGCCCGGCTCGCCATGTCCGGAGATGAGGATGCCCGCGCCGAGATCGAACACCTGGTCGACGATCTCGGTCGCAGCCTCGCGCTCCTGACGATGGCGATCGACCCGGCGATCGTCGTCATCGGCGGCGGCATGTCACTCGCCCGCGAGGCATTCCGTGAGCCCCTCGCACGCGCCGTCTCGCGCCACACGGGTCTTCCCTTCGAACTTCCGATCGTCAGCGCCGCCCTCGGAGCGGATGCCGCCGCATACGGCGCTGTCGTCTTCGCCTTCGGGCAGTGCGCGGATTCGCTCTACGGCGGAGTCACGCTTCCCGAGCCGCGCGTGGTCCCCCTCCCTGCCGCGTGA
- a CDS encoding Gfo/Idh/MocA family protein, with amino-acid sequence MDVLLIGAGAYARAHAQAIKDSPGLRLAAVVDRDAQRATELAAELGVAAYDDVEEACAQVRPEIATVVVPTAAHVEVALRALRSDVHVLLEKPLARSAEECEVMESEALSRGLLVDVVSQRRFQAGGAAVKDALSAGLLGRIGTAHLDTSVWRDDSYFTDAEWRGRAAAGGGNLLNHGWHALDLLVWFLGAPDDARGYRRTSRVPGVDVEESLAAALRFPGGCLGVLEASLVARGGPRMRLTLTGDRGTAWVEDASAGITYVDDDGVLHEQRWRSVDADEALREQYLAFARAITAGDPLRVGLAGALHTMRTAELVLAAVTEG; translated from the coding sequence GTGGACGTCCTACTCATAGGCGCCGGAGCGTACGCCCGCGCCCACGCCCAGGCCATCAAGGACTCTCCCGGGCTGCGGCTGGCCGCTGTCGTCGACCGTGACGCGCAGCGCGCGACGGAACTGGCGGCGGAGCTCGGAGTCGCCGCGTACGACGACGTCGAGGAGGCGTGCGCACAGGTGCGTCCGGAGATCGCGACGGTCGTCGTTCCCACCGCTGCGCACGTGGAGGTCGCGCTGCGCGCGCTGCGCAGCGATGTGCATGTGCTGCTCGAGAAGCCGCTCGCCAGGTCCGCCGAGGAGTGCGAGGTGATGGAGAGCGAGGCGCTGAGCCGTGGCCTGCTCGTCGACGTCGTCAGCCAGCGACGGTTCCAGGCCGGCGGGGCTGCGGTCAAGGATGCGCTGAGTGCCGGTCTTCTCGGACGCATCGGCACCGCGCACCTCGACACCTCCGTCTGGCGAGATGATTCCTACTTCACGGACGCCGAATGGCGTGGTCGAGCGGCGGCGGGTGGCGGCAATCTTCTCAACCATGGCTGGCACGCCCTGGATCTGCTGGTCTGGTTCCTCGGCGCGCCGGATGACGCACGCGGGTACCGGAGAACCTCGCGTGTTCCCGGGGTGGACGTCGAGGAGAGTCTCGCTGCCGCGCTTCGGTTCCCGGGCGGCTGCCTGGGCGTTCTCGAAGCGAGTCTCGTGGCACGCGGGGGACCCCGTATGCGCCTGACCCTGACCGGAGACCGTGGCACGGCGTGGGTGGAGGATGCGAGTGCGGGCATCACCTACGTCGACGACGACGGAGTGCTGCACGAGCAACGGTGGCGATCCGTCGACGCCGATGAGGCACTTCGGGAGCAGTACCTGGCGTTCGCACGTGCGATCACCGCGGGGGATCCGCTGCGTGTCGGGCTCGCGGGGGCACTGCACACGATGCGGACCGCAGAACTCGTGCTGGCTGCGGTCACCGAAGGGTGA
- a CDS encoding carbohydrate ABC transporter permease, giving the protein MRDRPVLPQRRLKSAAVSTTSHLVLASGALLMVFPFIWQALTSVKTYGESILVPPTILPETWDLANYAEVFEVLPFGQMFVNTVLMTVGRTVAQLVFCALAAYAFARLRFPGRDVIFVVFLSVLMVPGELFLLPQFQIMSSLGWLNTLQALIIPGMFNAFGTFLLRQYFLTLPVELDEAAELDGCNPWRSFWHVTLPLAGPALVTLAVLAVLYSWNDLMWPLIVNTRQDAMTLTVGLATLQGDQITDYPVIMAGSVLATIPILIVFIVLQRRVIEGIAFSGLKG; this is encoded by the coding sequence ATGCGTGACCGTCCCGTGCTCCCGCAGCGGCGCCTCAAGAGCGCCGCGGTGTCGACCACCAGTCATCTCGTGCTCGCATCGGGCGCGCTGCTGATGGTCTTCCCCTTCATCTGGCAGGCCCTCACGAGCGTGAAGACCTACGGCGAATCGATCCTCGTACCGCCCACGATCCTCCCCGAGACCTGGGACCTGGCGAACTATGCCGAGGTCTTCGAGGTGCTGCCCTTCGGGCAGATGTTCGTCAACACCGTGCTCATGACCGTGGGGCGAACCGTGGCGCAGCTGGTGTTCTGCGCGCTCGCCGCGTATGCCTTCGCGCGATTGCGGTTCCCGGGGCGTGACGTGATCTTCGTCGTCTTCCTGTCGGTGCTCATGGTGCCGGGCGAGCTCTTCCTGCTGCCCCAGTTCCAGATCATGTCGAGCCTCGGCTGGCTCAACACACTGCAGGCGCTCATCATCCCCGGGATGTTCAACGCCTTCGGAACCTTCCTGCTCCGGCAGTACTTCCTGACGCTTCCCGTCGAACTCGACGAGGCGGCTGAGCTCGACGGATGCAACCCATGGCGCTCGTTCTGGCACGTCACGCTTCCCCTCGCGGGGCCGGCACTCGTCACCCTCGCCGTGCTGGCCGTGCTGTACTCCTGGAACGACCTCATGTGGCCGCTCATCGTGAACACCCGTCAAGACGCGATGACACTCACCGTCGGACTCGCCACATTGCAGGGCGATCAGATCACCGACTACCCCGTGATCATGGCCGGCAGTGTTCTGGCGACCATTCCCATCCTCATCGTGTTCATCGTCTTGCAGCGCCGTGTCATCGAAGGCATCGCCTTCAGCGGCCTCAAGGGCTGA
- a CDS encoding carbohydrate ABC transporter permease — protein sequence MSRLRRPRRYRPGHVLWGYLMIAPLGLGLSVFYLWPVVQSIAFSFTEWGAFGGQEWVGWDNYARLVGDAEFYTTLRNSVFYTAGVLLSVPLSIVIAAMLNRPGLRGRSVYQVLYFVPMVTMPVAIAIMWRWIYNGDFGVLNAVLGAVGLSGTNWISNGDTVMAAMIVVGIWSVIGYNVVILSAGLKSIPGEVYEAAALDGAGGMRQFFAITVPLVSPTTFFLTVITVMRSIQVFDLVFIMIGRMNPALPQAKTIVYLFFERTFQLNDKGYGAAIAVVLLILIMLLTLVQFALQKKVVHYA from the coding sequence ATGTCTCGCCTGCGCAGACCCCGTCGCTACCGCCCCGGGCACGTCCTCTGGGGCTATCTGATGATCGCCCCGCTCGGCCTCGGCCTGAGCGTGTTCTACCTCTGGCCCGTCGTGCAGAGCATCGCCTTCAGCTTCACCGAGTGGGGTGCGTTCGGCGGCCAGGAATGGGTCGGATGGGACAACTACGCGCGCCTCGTCGGCGACGCGGAGTTCTACACCACACTGCGCAACAGCGTCTTCTACACCGCGGGCGTCCTGCTCTCTGTTCCGCTGAGCATCGTCATCGCGGCGATGCTCAACAGGCCGGGCCTGCGCGGACGATCGGTGTACCAGGTGCTCTACTTCGTGCCGATGGTGACGATGCCCGTCGCGATCGCCATCATGTGGCGGTGGATCTACAACGGCGACTTCGGGGTCCTGAACGCCGTGCTCGGCGCCGTCGGGCTCAGCGGCACCAACTGGATCAGCAACGGAGACACCGTCATGGCGGCGATGATCGTCGTCGGCATCTGGTCCGTCATCGGCTACAACGTCGTCATCCTGTCCGCCGGTCTGAAGAGCATCCCCGGTGAGGTCTACGAGGCCGCAGCGCTGGACGGGGCGGGAGGCATGCGGCAGTTCTTCGCCATCACCGTCCCCCTCGTGAGCCCCACGACGTTCTTCCTGACCGTGATCACGGTGATGCGGTCGATCCAGGTCTTCGACCTCGTGTTCATCATGATCGGTCGCATGAACCCCGCCTTGCCGCAGGCCAAGACGATCGTCTACCTGTTCTTCGAGCGCACGTTCCAGCTCAACGACAAGGGGTACGGCGCGGCGATCGCCGTCGTGCTCCTCATCCTCATCATGCTGCTGACGCTCGTTCAGTTCGCTCTGCAGAAGAAGGTCGTCCACTATGCGTGA
- a CDS encoding ABC transporter substrate-binding protein produces the protein MKGIRLSALAGIGALFALTACAGAPAPEGSAGTQEDVVLRYGMWNVNQEPTFRAIADAFEKANPGVTIEIELTPISEYWTKLQTSIQGESAPDVFWMNHLNLPLYASNGVLAPLDDVIAQEGIDLGEYPEAIMEKYAWEGAQYGLPQDLDTIGLWYSKPLFDAAGLAYPTAEWTWADVEVAAAALTDPAQGVFGIASSVDSQSNYYNTVYQAGVEVLSGDGLRSNWDTPEAEEGIAFWRQFIEAGQSPTVAQLAETPAHQLFPSGKLAMYYSGTWNVGPYTDDPALASTVDVAPLPAGAREGVSVNSLVSAVNAKSAHGDVAARFAAFTASEEAAKIRIERQDKAPAFGEMWREWADNSPFALTELYDESLAAAFALPATLNTAEWTSIEVDAMTRIFGGEVPLPEGLSQLTVDVDAVLATGR, from the coding sequence ATGAAAGGCATTCGACTGAGCGCCCTGGCTGGTATCGGTGCGCTCTTCGCGCTCACCGCCTGCGCGGGCGCCCCCGCACCCGAGGGATCCGCTGGCACGCAGGAAGACGTGGTGCTGCGATACGGGATGTGGAACGTCAACCAGGAACCCACATTCCGTGCGATCGCGGACGCCTTCGAGAAGGCGAATCCGGGTGTGACGATCGAGATCGAGCTGACGCCCATCAGTGAGTACTGGACGAAGCTGCAGACATCGATCCAGGGGGAATCCGCCCCCGATGTGTTCTGGATGAACCACCTCAACCTGCCGCTCTACGCGAGCAACGGCGTGCTCGCCCCGCTCGACGATGTCATCGCGCAGGAGGGAATAGACCTCGGTGAGTACCCCGAGGCGATCATGGAGAAGTACGCGTGGGAGGGGGCCCAGTACGGCCTGCCTCAGGACCTCGACACGATCGGTCTCTGGTACAGCAAGCCGCTGTTTGATGCGGCCGGTCTCGCCTACCCGACGGCCGAGTGGACCTGGGCGGACGTGGAGGTCGCCGCGGCCGCACTCACCGATCCCGCTCAGGGCGTCTTCGGGATCGCGTCCAGCGTCGATTCCCAGTCGAACTACTACAACACGGTCTACCAGGCGGGAGTCGAGGTTCTCTCGGGAGACGGTCTCCGCAGCAACTGGGACACTCCCGAGGCCGAGGAGGGCATCGCCTTCTGGCGTCAGTTCATCGAGGCCGGACAGTCGCCCACCGTCGCTCAGCTGGCGGAGACTCCGGCGCACCAGCTCTTCCCGAGCGGCAAGCTCGCGATGTACTACAGCGGCACCTGGAACGTCGGTCCCTACACCGATGACCCGGCGCTCGCGTCGACGGTCGACGTCGCTCCGCTCCCGGCGGGCGCCCGCGAAGGAGTCAGCGTGAACTCCCTCGTCTCCGCGGTCAACGCGAAGTCGGCGCACGGCGACGTCGCTGCACGCTTCGCGGCGTTCACCGCTTCGGAGGAGGCGGCGAAGATCCGCATCGAGCGCCAGGACAAGGCTCCCGCCTTCGGTGAGATGTGGCGCGAATGGGCAGACAACTCCCCGTTCGCCCTGACGGAGCTCTATGACGAGTCGCTCGCCGCGGCGTTCGCCCTTCCCGCCACGCTCAACACGGCGGAATGGACGAGCATCGAGGTCGACGCGATGACGCGCATCTTCGGCGGAGAAGTTCCTCTGCCCGAGGGCCTCTCACAGCTCACTGTCGACGTCGACGCCGTCCTGGCGACCGGACGATAG
- a CDS encoding dihydrodipicolinate synthase family protein codes for MAVGTESNGVQAIASGVDASRSHADIVRLLREGQVIPAMPLALDAERSFSPRHQRAIGRYYAAAGAGGVAVGVHTTQFEIREPRFGLYEPVLAASAEVLLENPRMLRVAGVAGDRADAVAEAELAASLGYEAVLLSPLRHQELADAEMLERARAVAEVLPVIGFYLQEAIGGPRLSPAFWRAFVEIEGVVAVKVAPFDRYRTLDVVDAVLSSGRANDIALYTGNDDNILGDLFTPFATPQGTRWFDGGLLGQWAVGTRAAVRMLDTVRAARQGDAEAAEWVIRAAPQLTAVNAAVFDVANDFRGCIAGVNAILHRQGLLPSALCLAESEVLSPGQWELIDEAHARYPWFGDDEFIHANKDEWLK; via the coding sequence GTGGCAGTGGGAACGGAATCAAACGGCGTGCAGGCGATCGCGAGCGGCGTCGACGCATCACGAAGCCACGCGGACATCGTCCGTCTGCTTCGCGAGGGACAGGTCATCCCGGCGATGCCTCTCGCTCTCGACGCGGAACGGAGCTTCTCGCCCCGCCATCAACGCGCGATCGGCCGGTACTACGCTGCGGCGGGCGCCGGCGGCGTCGCCGTCGGGGTGCACACGACGCAGTTTGAGATCCGTGAGCCCCGCTTCGGTCTCTACGAGCCCGTTCTCGCCGCCTCCGCCGAAGTTCTCCTGGAGAATCCCCGCATGCTCCGCGTCGCCGGGGTCGCCGGAGACCGCGCGGACGCTGTGGCGGAGGCCGAACTGGCCGCTTCCCTCGGCTACGAGGCCGTGCTGCTTTCTCCGCTTCGTCATCAGGAGCTCGCCGACGCGGAGATGCTCGAGCGCGCGAGGGCGGTCGCGGAAGTGCTGCCCGTGATCGGCTTCTACCTGCAGGAGGCGATCGGCGGGCCCCGACTCTCTCCCGCCTTCTGGCGTGCTTTCGTTGAGATCGAAGGTGTCGTCGCGGTGAAGGTCGCACCGTTCGACCGCTACCGGACGCTCGACGTCGTCGACGCGGTGCTGTCCTCGGGCAGGGCGAACGACATCGCGCTCTACACGGGCAACGATGACAACATCCTCGGCGACCTCTTCACGCCCTTCGCGACACCGCAGGGAACACGCTGGTTCGACGGCGGCCTGTTGGGACAGTGGGCCGTGGGCACGAGAGCCGCCGTGCGGATGCTGGACACTGTGCGTGCTGCACGCCAGGGCGACGCCGAAGCGGCAGAGTGGGTGATCAGGGCAGCACCGCAGCTGACTGCGGTGAATGCCGCTGTCTTCGACGTGGCGAACGACTTCCGCGGATGCATCGCGGGAGTCAACGCGATCCTGCACCGGCAGGGTCTGCTCCCCAGCGCCCTGTGCCTGGCGGAATCGGAAGTCCTCTCTCCGGGGCAGTGGGAACTCATCGACGAGGCGCACGCACGTTACCCGTGGTTCGGCGACGACGAGTTCATCCACGCCAACAAGGACGAGTGGCTCAAGTAG
- a CDS encoding SGNH/GDSL hydrolase family protein yields the protein MNSDFSALRYALSTPAGKTWVFTGDSITHGLLHTQGQRSYTEHLHELIRGDLERTDDIVINSAISGWRLAQILDDFERRVAMWRPDIVALMIGTNDCSTGGVFPVIEPDAFRGSLRKFVRRVRERGALPVLQTQPGIDIANAPERARIGEFAQAVRDIAAEEGVVLVDHYARYGEFGDGGAAGGLLNDPFHPNGAGHAMLALEFATSVEFPAHLPTMRHLEERVDARQRSAGTGLTRSGRGIRP from the coding sequence ATGAACTCTGACTTCTCTGCGCTTCGCTACGCACTCTCCACCCCTGCAGGCAAGACATGGGTGTTCACGGGAGATTCGATCACCCACGGGCTTCTGCACACCCAGGGTCAGCGCAGCTACACCGAACACCTGCATGAGCTCATCCGCGGCGATCTCGAACGGACCGACGACATCGTGATCAACTCCGCCATCAGCGGCTGGCGTCTCGCGCAGATCCTCGATGATTTCGAACGGCGGGTGGCGATGTGGCGACCGGACATCGTGGCGCTCATGATCGGGACCAACGACTGCTCCACGGGCGGCGTCTTCCCCGTGATCGAGCCGGATGCGTTCCGCGGCTCACTGCGGAAGTTCGTCCGCCGGGTACGTGAACGAGGCGCCCTTCCCGTACTCCAGACACAGCCCGGAATCGACATCGCCAACGCCCCCGAGCGCGCGCGCATCGGGGAGTTCGCCCAGGCCGTGCGCGATATCGCGGCCGAGGAAGGGGTGGTACTCGTCGATCACTACGCGCGATACGGCGAGTTCGGTGACGGCGGTGCCGCCGGGGGGCTGCTCAACGACCCGTTCCACCCCAACGGCGCAGGTCACGCGATGCTCGCGCTCGAGTTCGCCACTTCTGTGGAGTTCCCCGCCCACCTGCCCACGATGCGCCACCTTGAGGAGCGCGTGGACGCACGTCAGCGTTCAGCAGGGACGGGTCTGACGAGGTCCGGGCGCGGCATCCGCCCTTAA
- a CDS encoding carbohydrate-binding protein: MRLNSPSRRRRGIVGAVATVATAAAVAASAIFISAPVAAAEPGAQPAPAAATAGTAQWLTGYWHNFDNKSVTMRVSEIPKAYNLVAIAFAENLAGTPGGVKFDVASAELGGYTNAQFKADVAAVRAEGRKVVLSVGGEKGNVIVSNATEAKNFADTVYATMQEFGFDGVDIDLEHGINAQYMTSALRQLSAKVGPSLILTMAPQTIDYQATSMGYYQLTLNIKDILTVTNTQYYNSGAMLGADGKVYSQGSVDFLTALSVIKLEMGLRPDQVGIGVPAVPKAAGGGYQPIANVVKAVDCLEKGINCGSFKPAKQYGKIGGVMTWSVNWDKTNNFELANVIGQRLGSGSGTPGPTEPTDGTTDGTTTDPGTTDPTDGTTDGTTDGTTDPGSVNCVSPAWSSSKVYTGGNKVSHNGSEYTAKWWTQGDTPGTNAVWNLVGACDPGAGPTDPGTTDPGTTEPTGTTCAPAWVAGSAYVGGATVSYQGSDYKARWWTQGETPGSATWGAWQLVAACS, from the coding sequence GTGAGACTGAATTCCCCATCCCGCCGTCGTCGCGGCATCGTCGGCGCTGTTGCCACGGTGGCGACGGCTGCGGCGGTCGCGGCCAGCGCGATCTTCATTTCGGCCCCCGTGGCGGCTGCGGAGCCGGGTGCACAGCCCGCGCCTGCTGCGGCGACCGCGGGCACGGCGCAGTGGCTCACGGGCTACTGGCACAACTTCGACAACAAGTCTGTCACCATGCGTGTGAGCGAGATTCCCAAGGCGTACAACCTCGTCGCGATCGCCTTCGCCGAGAACCTGGCGGGCACGCCCGGCGGCGTGAAGTTCGATGTCGCGAGCGCCGAACTGGGTGGCTATACGAACGCGCAGTTCAAGGCGGATGTCGCGGCCGTCCGGGCAGAGGGGCGCAAGGTCGTGCTCTCGGTCGGTGGCGAGAAGGGCAACGTCATCGTGTCGAACGCGACCGAGGCGAAGAACTTCGCCGACACCGTGTACGCGACGATGCAGGAGTTCGGCTTCGACGGCGTCGACATCGACCTCGAGCACGGCATCAACGCGCAGTACATGACATCGGCGCTCCGTCAGCTCTCGGCGAAGGTCGGCCCCAGCCTGATCCTCACGATGGCACCGCAGACGATCGACTACCAGGCGACGTCGATGGGCTACTACCAGCTCACCCTCAACATCAAAGACATCCTGACGGTCACGAACACCCAGTACTACAACTCGGGCGCGATGCTCGGTGCCGACGGCAAGGTGTACTCGCAGGGTTCGGTGGACTTCCTGACCGCGCTCAGCGTGATCAAGCTCGAGATGGGCCTGCGCCCCGACCAGGTCGGCATCGGTGTGCCGGCGGTGCCGAAGGCTGCCGGCGGTGGCTACCAGCCGATCGCGAACGTCGTGAAGGCGGTCGACTGCCTGGAGAAGGGCATCAACTGCGGCAGCTTCAAGCCGGCGAAGCAGTACGGCAAGATCGGTGGCGTCATGACGTGGTCGGTCAACTGGGACAAGACCAACAACTTCGAGCTGGCGAACGTCATCGGGCAGCGTCTGGGCAGTGGATCCGGCACCCCCGGTCCGACCGAGCCGACGGACGGCACCACTGACGGCACCACCACCGACCCGGGAACGACAGACCCGACAGACGGCACGACCGATGGCACGACGGACGGCACGACCGATCCCGGCAGCGTGAACTGCGTCTCGCCCGCCTGGTCGTCGTCGAAGGTCTACACGGGCGGCAACAAGGTCAGCCACAACGGTTCCGAGTACACGGCGAAGTGGTGGACGCAGGGCGACACCCCCGGCACCAACGCCGTGTGGAACCTCGTGGGTGCGTGTGACCCCGGCGCAGGTCCGACAGACCCGGGCACCACGGATCCGGGCACGACCGAGCCGACGGGCACCACGTGCGCGCCCGCATGGGTCGCGGGCAGCGCCTACGTCGGCGGCGCGACGGTCAGTTACCAGGGCTCTGACTACAAGGCTCGCTGGTGGACGCAGGGTGAGACTCCCGGCTCCGCTACCTGGGGTGCATGGCAGCTGGTTGCCGCCTGCAGCTGA
- a CDS encoding alpha/beta fold hydrolase, whose translation MPERLLAPAGAPASIVEFAHAGATLIAEDFGTGRSTFVLLHGIGMGRSVYLDLVQRLEGRVIALDLPGFGEAPEPIRTLTMERHADLVAAYLDESDAEDVIVIGHSMGAQIAAELAVRHRSLVAGVVLAGPTVNTAARSIGAQATYLLRDLLGERPLVIWRGAREYLRGGPHLIRKMRATIVHEAERAYARITQPTLVLRGESDPLAPMGWCREIVDAIPGAQLEVIPDHGHGTLISDAEPAVRLILEFAERV comes from the coding sequence ATGCCGGAACGACTGCTCGCGCCCGCAGGGGCGCCCGCCTCGATCGTCGAGTTCGCACACGCAGGAGCCACTCTCATCGCAGAGGACTTCGGGACCGGCCGCAGCACCTTCGTGCTGCTGCACGGAATCGGTATGGGGCGCAGCGTCTACCTCGACCTCGTCCAGCGCTTGGAAGGGCGCGTGATCGCCCTCGACCTACCCGGGTTCGGCGAGGCCCCCGAGCCGATCCGCACCCTCACGATGGAACGCCACGCCGACCTCGTCGCCGCCTACCTCGACGAATCCGACGCAGAGGACGTCATCGTCATCGGCCACTCAATGGGCGCACAGATCGCCGCGGAGCTCGCCGTGCGACACCGTTCACTCGTCGCCGGCGTCGTGCTCGCGGGGCCCACGGTCAACACGGCCGCCCGCAGCATCGGCGCGCAAGCGACCTATCTGCTCCGTGATCTCCTCGGCGAACGTCCGCTCGTGATCTGGCGCGGCGCACGCGAGTATCTGCGCGGCGGGCCGCACCTCATCCGCAAGATGCGGGCGACCATCGTGCACGAGGCCGAGCGCGCCTACGCGCGGATCACGCAGCCCACCCTCGTGCTGCGCGGCGAGAGCGACCCGCTCGCCCCCATGGGGTGGTGCCGCGAGATCGTCGACGCGATCCCCGGAGCGCAGCTCGAAGTCATCCCGGATCACGGGCACGGAACGCTCATCAGCGACGCCGAACCCGCCGTGCGGCTCATCCTGGAGTTCGCGGAGCGGGTATAA